The following nucleotide sequence is from Nocardioides eburneiflavus.
GTCCCTTTACCAAACGGCCCGGGAGGTGGACCGTCGTGTGATGGGGCTCCACCGGGGCCAGGCCGGTCGCCGGCTGCGGAGCCCGGGGGTGAGCCATGGCGGAGAAGGTCGACGTGCTGACGTCCAACGGAGCCGCGCCGCCGGGGATGCCCGCTCCGCCCGTGCCGACGACCCGCTCCTCCCGGGCCGGGACGACGGCGAAGGCCTCCGCCGTCAGGACGTTCCGCGTCCTGACGGCCAACGTGCAGTCGTTCCCCCGTACGGCCATCACCCTTGCCCAGGCACGCGAGGACCTCCGGGCGAACGCGAGGGACGGTGACCTGGTCCTGCTGCAGGAGATCGACCAGCGCTACCGCCGCGTCGTGCTCGACGAGTTCCCCGCCACGGACTGGCACGTGTTCTACGGGCCGAAGGACAACCGCGCGGCGATCGCCGTCCGTACGGAGGCCTTCGAGGTCCTCGACGAGGAGGCCGTACGGATCCACCCCGGCGTGGCCGGCCTGCACGAGCGTCGGCACCTCGTCCACCTCCACCTGCGCCACCGCGAGCTCGGCGTCGACCTGCACGCCATCAACCTCCACCTGGTCTCGGGCGCGTTCCACAGGCCGCCCAAGGACAACGCGGCTCTGCGTCAGACCGAGTGGCACGACGCGATGGGTACGCACGACACGCTCATCGAACGCCTGGTCGCGACGGGCGCCCCGGTGGTCGCCGGCGGCGACTACAACCGACAGCTGCGGGCCTTCCGCACCCGGCTCGAGGCGCTGGGCGGCGGCCGCCGGGTGTCCTTCGCCACCGACACCGCCTCCATCGACCTCCTCTGGTTCGTCGACGGCCTCACCGCCACGTGGGCCGAGCGCGCCCGGACGACCTTCCGCGGTCGCGAGGGCCGGCCTCCGCAGCAGCGCAACAGCGACCACCACGCGCGGCAGGCCACGCTCGCCCTCACTACGTCCGTGCAGCAGGTGCCCACCACCACCGCGGCCACGGTGGTGATCGCACCCGACGGGAGCTCGGCCACGGGTGACAGGTCCAAAGCCGGCAAGAAGGCCGCGAAGAAGGCCGCCGCCAAGAAGGCCGCTGCGAAGAAGGCCGCTGCCGAGCAGCAGCGCAGGAAGAAGCAGGCGGTCGCCTCGTTCGCGGCCCAGCACGCCACACCCGGCGCCACCGTGGTCGGTGCGGTCACCCCGGCGGTCGGACGACCGTTCGCGGGCCCGCCCGACAAGCCCTTCGCCCTCACCGAGTTCGGCGACCGGAACCCCAAGGTCGTCGACTGGATGACCCGGGCCGCGCTGGAGGAGGTGGAGCGCCGGCTCGACTACCGGCTCACCGTCGTCCAGGGCTCCTACAACAACGGCCGGGTGAAGGCCTCCGGCCCCACGCACGACGGCGGCGGGGTCGTCGACCTGCTCGACTGGGACTGGCGCCGCAAGGTCCGGGTGCTGCGCGAGGTCGGGTTCGCCGCGTGGTACCGCGCGGAGCGGCCCGGCTCGTGGGGTCCCCACATCCACGCCATCCTCATCGGCCACCCGCGGCTGGACCCGAGCGCAGCGGCGCAGGTCGTCGCCTACCGCGCCGGACTCGACGGGTTGCGTGGCAGGCGGGTCGACGACTTCCCGCGGCCGAGTCCCATCCCGGTGTTTCGCTACCCGCCCGAGCCCGTGGACGTGCCCGTGCCGGGCGCCGGGGACGACCGACGCAAGGACTCGGTGCGGCCGTTGGGGAGCGCATTCCCCCCTCGCCGGACCCTCGACGGCGTCGACATCAGTCACCACCAGTCCGGGCGTCTCGACTTCAAGGCCGCCAGGGCGGCAGGCGTGCGCTGGGTGTACGTCAAGGCGACGGAGGGATCGACGTTCAAGGACCGGCTGCACCGCAAGCGCGTACGCCAGGCACGCGCAGCGGGCCTGCCGGTGGGCGCCTACCACTTCGCCCGTCCCGAGGGCCGCGACGCCGTCGCGGAGGCTCGCTTCTTCCTGGCCCACATCGACCTGCGCGCCGGCGACATGGTGCCGATGCTCGACCTGGAGGACATCGGCGACCTCACGCTCCCCCAGCTCACCGAGTGGACCGGGACCTGGGTGCGTACGGTCAACCAGGAGCTGCGTCGCAGGAAGCTCACCGGCAGGCCGGTCATCTACACGCCCTTCAACCTCACCAAGGGGTTCGGCTGCCTGCTGTGGGTGGCGCGCTACAGCGACGACTTCCGGGCCCCCGTCATCCCGCGACCGTGGGTCCGAGCCGCCATCTGGCAGCACTCCAACGGCCGGCTCGGTCCAGTGAAGGGCGTGCCCGGACTGGGTCGGGTGGACGTGAACGCCCTGCACCCCGACCTCCCGCTGTCGGCGCTCCGACTGCGGCCCGCTGGCCGGCCGGCGAAGCCCGCGCGCGGCAAGACGTCGCCACCTGTCGTCGTGACGACGGCGCCGGTCGTGGACCACGCACCGACGACGGCCGCGACGACCTCGGCCCTGGGGGGCACCACCGCCACGTCGGCGACCCAGCCGTCGGCCGTGGCCGCTCCCACCGTCACCACCACGGCGACGGGCGGGACGGCAGACCAGCAGGGCACGATCGTCATCACCGTGACCGTGCCGCTGCCGGCGACGCCGGCGCCCGTCGTCCTCTCCCCCGACCTCGGCCCGCTCGAGGAGCAGCTCACACTCGCTGCCCGCGGCATCCAGGGCGCGATCGAGGCCCTCCCCGAAAGGCAGGAACCATGAACCCGATCACCGTCGCCACGGAGCTCCTCCGTCGCCTGCACCCCCGCGTCCGCAAGACCATCTACACGGTGCTCGCCGGTGTCGGAGCCGTGCTGGGCTCACTCGTCGCGGCCGGGGTCGAGGACCTCGGCCCCTGGACGGTCGACCAGCTGGTGGAGTGGTACGCCTACCTCTCCCCCCTGATGGGTGTCGTCGCGGTCGCGAACGTCACGCCGGGCGACGGGGACGAGGCATCGCTCCTGGACTTCGACGAGGACGCCGACGCGTCCTCCTTCGAGCCGATCGTCGACGAGAGCGAGGTCTTCGCCGACGCGGTGCACTGAGCCGCTGCGCGTCCTCGCGCGGATCACTCCTGTCGCCGGCGCAGGGCCGCGGGCAGCGTCAGGACCACAGCCAGAGCGACACCGACGAACATCCCGATCGAGTTGGCGGCCACGTCGCGGGGGTCGGAGACCCGGCCCGGGATCTCACGCTGCACGGCCTCGATCATCGACGTCAGGACGATGCCGGCCGCCAGCGCCGCGAACCAGTGCCGCGTACCCACGAGGAGCAGCAGGAACACCCCCAGCGGGACGAACAGGCCGATGTTGGCGAGGAACTCGATCCGCTCGATGCTCAGGCGACTGGTGAGCGGGTCGAGGTCGGGGTAGCGCTGGAGGCGGGCCAGGAGACGCCCCGCCAGGCTGGCGTAGTCGGGCTGGTCCTCGGCCGGGGTGAGGGTGACGAGTCCGACGAACCCCAGGTAGAGGAGCGTGAGCAGGCTGAGGAACGGGTGGCGGTGCAGCACGCGGCCCATCATCCCGGTCGCACCCTGACCGTCAGCCGAACCTCACCCCGGTCAGCTCCTCGGAGACCTCCCAGAGCCGGGCGGCGTCGGCGTCACGGCGGAGCGGGGCCCAGAGGTCCTGCCTGCCGGGCGGGCCCCCGGCGTTGCCGGGCCACTGCGGGCCGTAGAACCCTCCGTCCTCCCCCGTGGTGACGGCCAGGAGCGCGGGGAGCTTCGCGCTGTCGACCGTCCCGGCGACGACGCCGTGCGCCGAGAGCCAGCGGATCACCCTGACACCGACGGTGTCCCGCGGCCGTCCGAGCTCGGGTCGCGCCGCGAGCAGGCTGGTCGGCGCGACGCCGGGGTGTGACACGTTGCTCGTGACGCCCCAGCCCTCCGCGGCGCTGCGCCGGCTGAGCTCGAGCCCGAAGAGGCCGCAGGCGATCTTGGACTGCCGGTAGGCCGCCATCCCGTCGTACGAGCGCTCCCAGTCCAGGTCGTGCCAGTTGATGGTGCCGCGGCGGGCCGCGACGCTGGACTGCGAGGTGACCCGGCCGCGTCCGGCGCGCAGCAGCGGAAGGAGCCGACCGGTCAGCGCGAAGTGGCCGAGGTGGTTGGTGCCGAGCTGCAGCTCGTGGCCGTCGGCGGTCGCCTGCCGCTCGGGCGGCGTCATCACGCCCGCGTTGTTGACGAGCAGGTCGATCGGGACCCCCTCGTCCCCGAGCTGCCCGGCCAGCTCGGCGACCGACGCGAGGGAGGACAGGTCGAGGTCGCGCAGGCCGAGGCGGGCGTCCGGGACGGTCGCGCGGATCGTGGCGACGGCGGCCTCGCCCTTCGCGCGGCTGCGGACCGGCATCAGCACCTCGGCGCCCGCAGCGGCGAGCGAGGCGGCCATGCCGAGCCCCATCCCGTCGCTGGCGCCGGTGACGACGGCGCGCCGGCCGGTCAGGTCGGGGAGGGTGAGGTCGTACTGCCGGGGTCGCACGTGGTGGCTCCTGCGGACGCGGTGGTCGGGGACGTGCCGCCAGCGTGCCGGGGGACGCGAGGCGCAGCCACGGCCTGGCGATCCGTGGATACGCGCCGGCGGAGCGGTCAGGATGGGCGCATGATCGATCGCGCCGGTCTCGCGGACTTCCTGCGCCGCCGCCGGGAGGCCCTCCGGCCCGAGGACGTGGGGTTGCCACGCGGCGCCCGACGACGTACGCCGGGCCTGCGCCGCGAGGAGGTCGCGGCGCTGAGCCACATGTCGACGGACTTCTACTCCCGGCTCGAGCGTGAGCGCGGTCCCCAGCCGTCGGAGCAGATGGTCGCCGCGATCGCGCAGGGCCTGCACCTCTCCCTCGACGAGCGCGACCACCTGTTCCGCCTCGCCGGCCACCACCCGCCCCTCCGTGAGGCCAGCGGTGACCACGTGGCGCCCGGGATGCTGCGCATCTTCGACCGGCTGACCGACACCCCGGCGGAGATCGTCACCGAGCTCGGCGAGTCGCTGCTGCAGAACCCGTTGAGCGTGGCGCTGGTCGGCGACAACACGCGCTTCGGCGGACCGGCGCGCAGCATCGGCTATCGCTGGTTCACCGACCCTGCCGCGCGGGACCTGCATCCCGCGGAGGACCACGAGCTCCACTCCCGCATGTACGCCTCGGGGCTGCGCGGCGTCCTCGCGATGCGGGGCCCGGGTTCGCGCGCGGCGCACCTCGCCGACCTCCTGCTCGCGCGCAGCGAGGAGTTCCGCCACTGGTGGGCCGTGCACGAGGTGGGCATCCGGCCCCGCGAGGTCAAGCGCTACGTGCACCCGTCGCTCGGCCTGCTCGAG
It contains:
- a CDS encoding glycoside hydrolase family 25 protein: MAEKVDVLTSNGAAPPGMPAPPVPTTRSSRAGTTAKASAVRTFRVLTANVQSFPRTAITLAQAREDLRANARDGDLVLLQEIDQRYRRVVLDEFPATDWHVFYGPKDNRAAIAVRTEAFEVLDEEAVRIHPGVAGLHERRHLVHLHLRHRELGVDLHAINLHLVSGAFHRPPKDNAALRQTEWHDAMGTHDTLIERLVATGAPVVAGGDYNRQLRAFRTRLEALGGGRRVSFATDTASIDLLWFVDGLTATWAERARTTFRGREGRPPQQRNSDHHARQATLALTTSVQQVPTTTAATVVIAPDGSSATGDRSKAGKKAAKKAAAKKAAAKKAAAEQQRRKKQAVASFAAQHATPGATVVGAVTPAVGRPFAGPPDKPFALTEFGDRNPKVVDWMTRAALEEVERRLDYRLTVVQGSYNNGRVKASGPTHDGGGVVDLLDWDWRRKVRVLREVGFAAWYRAERPGSWGPHIHAILIGHPRLDPSAAAQVVAYRAGLDGLRGRRVDDFPRPSPIPVFRYPPEPVDVPVPGAGDDRRKDSVRPLGSAFPPRRTLDGVDISHHQSGRLDFKAARAAGVRWVYVKATEGSTFKDRLHRKRVRQARAAGLPVGAYHFARPEGRDAVAEARFFLAHIDLRAGDMVPMLDLEDIGDLTLPQLTEWTGTWVRTVNQELRRRKLTGRPVIYTPFNLTKGFGCLLWVARYSDDFRAPVIPRPWVRAAIWQHSNGRLGPVKGVPGLGRVDVNALHPDLPLSALRLRPAGRPAKPARGKTSPPVVVTTAPVVDHAPTTAATTSALGGTTATSATQPSAVAAPTVTTTATGGTADQQGTIVITVTVPLPATPAPVVLSPDLGPLEEQLTLAARGIQGAIEALPERQEP
- a CDS encoding VanZ family protein; translated protein: MLHRHPFLSLLTLLYLGFVGLVTLTPAEDQPDYASLAGRLLARLQRYPDLDPLTSRLSIERIEFLANIGLFVPLGVFLLLLVGTRHWFAALAAGIVLTSMIEAVQREIPGRVSDPRDVAANSIGMFVGVALAVVLTLPAALRRRQE
- a CDS encoding SDR family oxidoreductase; its protein translation is MRPRQYDLTLPDLTGRRAVVTGASDGMGLGMAASLAAAGAEVLMPVRSRAKGEAAVATIRATVPDARLGLRDLDLSSLASVAELAGQLGDEGVPIDLLVNNAGVMTPPERQATADGHELQLGTNHLGHFALTGRLLPLLRAGRGRVTSQSSVAARRGTINWHDLDWERSYDGMAAYRQSKIACGLFGLELSRRSAAEGWGVTSNVSHPGVAPTSLLAARPELGRPRDTVGVRVIRWLSAHGVVAGTVDSAKLPALLAVTTGEDGGFYGPQWPGNAGGPPGRQDLWAPLRRDADAARLWEVSEELTGVRFG
- a CDS encoding helix-turn-helix transcriptional regulator, with product MIDRAGLADFLRRRREALRPEDVGLPRGARRRTPGLRREEVAALSHMSTDFYSRLERERGPQPSEQMVAAIAQGLHLSLDERDHLFRLAGHHPPLREASGDHVAPGMLRIFDRLTDTPAEIVTELGESLLQNPLSVALVGDNTRFGGPARSIGYRWFTDPAARDLHPAEDHELHSRMYASGLRGVLAMRGPGSRAAHLADLLLARSEEFRHWWAVHEVGIRPREVKRYVHPSLGLLELSCQVVQDPFQSHVLLVHTATPGTTSHQALGLLAAVDPPRA